One genomic window of Coraliomargarita sinensis includes the following:
- the murB gene encoding UDP-N-acetylmuramate dehydrogenase, whose product MSAAGEPRYLFLGVGGMGMAPLACWMSSAGYSITGHDACLQEEVRQHLEASGVTLRDFVFPEQLGEFTTVVYSSAVRAGHPVLDAARSLGLDCLRRGEMLARMAEGLRLVAVIGSHGKTTTTGMIAYALQRQGIEANYILGGLFADTSLAPSRYSKSPWLVAEIDESDGTIENFSPEHTLVLNLDWDHADYYGKAAQLETAFTDLSLRTRQTVLLPDGMDLKGLDEAKVVRYASSPEQDFNTNNARAAFAALACVSNNLPEDVLEDFPGIARRQELLLDREGLTVIEDYAHHPTEIGALMQNLRERASSRQLLVVFQPHRFSRTRQFKEGFAATLSEADACYLLPVYAAHEPLVEGGELADMVDVFKDSEPVVLESGLAGLKQVNQAAMSRPALLAFIGAGDIEDFAAASVALLREPDSVDGACLGFLEERLSPEAKIKLNEPLANKTTMRIGGPARIYAEPASFADLQQLLKAAQLFALDYFCIGRGSNLLVADEGFDGLVIRFSAPAWRRVETLGAGRIWAAAGGRLKEICGFAAKAGLAGFEFLEGIPGAVGGALRMNAGAMGSWMFDVVERVQFIDANGHYQDWPREKFHFGYRRVEEISRGIALGAVLKSPESEEESSIRSRIDSYSTTRKESQPRGPSAGCIFKNPEGSYAGKLIDEHGLKGMRVGAAEVSAVHGNFIVNQGGATAGDVIELVRRIRAKVKAESGYDLEPEVLLVGRSWPEVLKEGADV is encoded by the coding sequence ATGAGCGCAGCGGGTGAGCCACGTTATCTCTTTCTCGGTGTCGGGGGCATGGGTATGGCTCCGCTTGCCTGCTGGATGTCGAGCGCGGGATATTCCATCACCGGGCACGATGCCTGTTTGCAGGAGGAGGTGCGCCAGCATCTTGAGGCCAGCGGCGTGACCCTGCGCGACTTCGTCTTTCCGGAGCAACTGGGGGAGTTTACGACCGTCGTCTATTCCAGTGCGGTGCGTGCCGGTCACCCCGTGCTCGATGCGGCCCGGTCACTTGGTCTGGATTGCCTTCGCCGCGGCGAGATGCTGGCCCGAATGGCCGAAGGTTTGAGGTTGGTCGCCGTCATCGGCAGCCACGGTAAGACCACCACGACCGGCATGATTGCCTATGCGCTGCAGCGGCAGGGGATCGAGGCGAATTACATTCTCGGTGGTTTGTTTGCCGATACCTCCCTGGCTCCGAGTCGATATTCGAAGAGCCCCTGGTTGGTGGCGGAGATCGATGAGAGTGATGGCACGATCGAAAACTTTTCTCCGGAACACACGCTGGTGTTGAACCTCGATTGGGACCATGCCGATTATTACGGCAAGGCGGCCCAACTGGAGACGGCCTTTACCGATCTGAGCCTGAGGACACGGCAGACGGTTCTGCTTCCGGATGGCATGGACTTGAAGGGCTTGGATGAAGCCAAGGTCGTCCGCTATGCCTCCAGCCCGGAGCAGGACTTCAATACCAATAATGCCCGTGCCGCTTTCGCCGCACTGGCCTGCGTGTCCAACAATTTACCGGAAGACGTGCTGGAAGACTTTCCGGGCATCGCGCGTCGTCAGGAACTATTGCTCGATCGGGAGGGCCTCACCGTGATCGAAGATTACGCCCACCACCCGACGGAGATTGGCGCGTTGATGCAAAACCTCCGCGAACGGGCGAGCTCGCGCCAGTTGCTGGTGGTCTTTCAACCCCATCGTTTCAGCCGCACCCGCCAGTTCAAAGAAGGCTTTGCCGCCACGCTCTCCGAGGCGGATGCCTGCTACCTCCTGCCGGTTTATGCCGCGCATGAGCCACTGGTCGAGGGCGGGGAATTGGCGGACATGGTGGATGTTTTTAAAGATTCGGAGCCGGTCGTCCTAGAGTCGGGGCTGGCCGGGCTGAAACAGGTCAACCAGGCGGCGATGTCCCGGCCGGCGTTACTGGCCTTCATCGGCGCGGGTGATATCGAGGACTTTGCGGCGGCCAGTGTGGCCTTGCTGCGTGAACCGGACTCGGTCGATGGGGCCTGCCTGGGGTTCCTGGAGGAGCGCCTCTCGCCCGAGGCGAAGATCAAGCTCAATGAGCCGCTGGCCAACAAGACCACCATGCGGATCGGCGGACCGGCCCGGATCTATGCCGAGCCGGCGAGCTTCGCGGATCTCCAGCAACTGCTCAAGGCGGCCCAGCTCTTTGCCTTGGATTATTTTTGCATCGGCCGGGGCTCCAATTTGCTGGTGGCGGATGAAGGCTTCGATGGCCTGGTCATTCGTTTCTCCGCGCCAGCATGGCGCAGGGTGGAAACCCTGGGGGCAGGCCGGATCTGGGCGGCCGCCGGCGGACGTTTGAAAGAAATTTGCGGCTTTGCCGCCAAGGCGGGCCTGGCCGGATTTGAATTTCTGGAAGGGATTCCCGGTGCCGTGGGCGGGGCGCTTCGAATGAACGCCGGCGCCATGGGGAGCTGGATGTTCGATGTGGTCGAGCGGGTTCAGTTTATCGATGCGAACGGTCATTATCAGGACTGGCCCAGGGAAAAGTTTCACTTCGGCTACCGCCGGGTCGAAGAAATCAGCCGGGGAATTGCTCTGGGCGCGGTGTTGAAGAGCCCGGAGAGTGAAGAAGAATCCTCCATTCGCAGCCGGATCGACAGCTACTCGACCACCCGCAAGGAAAGCCAGCCGCGTGGGCCCAGTGCCGGCTGTATCTTTAAAAATCCGGAAGGCAGCTATGCGGGTAAACTGATCGATGAGCACGGGCTCAAGGGCATGCGCGTGGGCGCTGCCGAAGTGTCGGCGGTGCACGGCAACTTTATCGTCAATCAGGGCGGGGCCACCGCCGGCGATGTCATTGAACTGGTCCGGCGAATTCGGGCCAAGGTGAAGGCCGAATCCGGCTACGACCTGGAACCGGAGGTG